One Aphidius gifuensis isolate YNYX2018 linkage group LG5, ASM1490517v1, whole genome shotgun sequence genomic region harbors:
- the LOC122856796 gene encoding 4-coumarate--CoA ligase 1-like isoform X1, producing MENIITPDKNLRPCNDEQRNSLPKDYFRWSEKILPNLKNSPDFVGQIDAVTGTKETFGSMADKSIRCAIWLKKQGVNQGDIVGYCSDNNLDSCIPLFASIYVGAIFNPWSDDDLSKDVVEYFVELTKPKVVFVDEKSAKIILKSIPNITDKLKFVVYGKIDGIESFEDILKDVDLKEVDEFKPMKIESPDVPLTILYTSGTTGQVKGVLHTHGSLGTIFSNNNSNFHDQHKHVHTWFSTLTWISAFLSTIKGVLFKSTAIIHNCSDVVESLKLFDKFKITMFVMGTGLANRLCKSKLNMSNYNLSSVVQGIFGGVVITKIVENFLTKLFPNASLVSAYACTEFGLISRGIIHPEKSTAVGKVSSGVMLKVIDPKTMRVLGAHEEGELCVKGSTIMAGYWKNPDATKKAIDPEGWYHTGDLGYYDEDGYIWVIDRLSLMINYKNHNIPATIIEDVIRSHGSVADVGVVQKNHDEDIGHVTAFVAKCPGTDITEQEIIKLVEKELPEKMWLRGGVYFLDKMPYTSCGKVSKKELSLLVNK from the exons ATGGAAAACATTATTACACCAGACAAA AATTTACGTCCTTGCAACGATGAACAACGGAATTCACTACCAAAAGATTATTTTAGATGGAGCGAAAAAATACTTCCGAATCTAAAAAACTCACCAGACTTTGTTGGACAA attGATGCAGTAACAGGCACAAAAGAAACATTTGGGTCAATGGCCGATAAAAGTATAAGGTGTGCAATTTGGTTGAAAAAACAAGGCGTCAATCAAGGTGATATTGTTGGATATTGttcagataataatttagacTCTTGTATCCCTTTATTTGCATCTATATATGTCGGAGCAATTTTTAATCCATGgagtgatgatgatttaaGTAAAG atGTAGTCGAGTATTTCGTTGAATTAACAAAACCTAAAGTAGTTTTTGTCGATGAAAAATCAGCAAAGATTATTCTAAAATCAATTCCAAATATcactgataaattaaaattcgttgtttatggaaaaattgatGGTATTGAGTCTTttgaagatattttaaaagatgtGGACTTAAAAGaagttgatgaatttaaaccTATGAAAATTGAAAGTCCTGATGTGCCTCTAACAATTTTGTATACATCag GTACAACTGGTCAAGTAAAAGGTGTGCTACATACACATGGATCATTAGGAACGATATTTAGTAACAATAATTCCAATTTTCATGATCAACATAAACATGTTCATACATGGTTTTCAACATTAACTTGGATATCTGCTTTTCTGAGCACAATCAAGGGAGTATTATTCAAATCAACTGCAATTATCCACAACTGTTCAGATGTGGTTGAATCATTAAaactatttgataaatttaaaataacaatgttcGTAATGGGTACCGGTCTAGCAAATAGATTGTGCAAATCAAAGTTAAATAtgtcaaattataatttatcatcggTTGTTCAGGGAATATTTGGAGGTGTTGTTATAACAAAAAtagtagaaaattttttaacaaaattatttccaaATGCTTCTTTGGTATCAGCTTATGCATGTACAGAGTTTGGTTTGATTAGTCGAGGAATAATTCATCCTGAAAAATCAACAGCAGTTGGAAAAGTATCTTCAGGCGTCATGTTAAAAGTAATTGATCCGAAAACAATGAGAGTTCTTGGAGCACATGAGGAAGGTGAACTCTGTGTTAAAGGCTCTACTATCATGGCTGGTTACTGGAAAAATCCTGATGCTACAAAAAAAGCTATAGATCCAGAAG GTTGGTATCACACTGGAGATCTTGGTTATTATGATGAAGATGGATATATATGGGTTATTGATAGACTGTCATTAATGATCAACTacaaaaatcataatataCCAGCAACAATTATTGAAGATGTTATTCGATCTCATGGTTCAGTGGCTGATGTTGGTGTTGTACAAAAGAATCATGATGAAGACATTGGGCATGTAACTGCTTTTGTTGCCAAGTGTCCTGGTACTGAt ATAACCGagcaagaaataataaaactagtAGAAAAGGAATTACCAGAAAAAATGTGGCTTCGAGGtggagtttattttttagataaaatgcCGTATACATCTTGTGGCAAAGTTTCCAAAAAAGAACTAAGTTTACTTgtgaacaaataa
- the LOC122856796 gene encoding 4-coumarate--CoA ligase 1-like isoform X2: MENIITPDKNLRPCNDEQRNSLPKDYFRWSEKILPNLKNSPDFVGQIDAVTGTKETFGSMADKSIRCAIWLKKQGVNQGDIVGYCSDNNLDSCIPLFASIYVGAIFNPWSDDDLSKDVVEYFVELTKPKVVFVDEKSAKIILKSIPNITDKLKFVVYGKIDGIESFEDILKDVDLKEVDEFKPMKIESPDVPLTILYTSGTTGQVKGVLHTHGSLGTIFSNNNSNFHDQHKHVHTWFSTLTWISAFLSTIKGVLFKSTAIIHNCSDVVESLKLFDKFKITMFVMGTGLANRLCKSKLNMSNYNLSSVVQGIFGGVVITKIVENFLTKLFPNASLVSAYACTEFGLISRGIIHPEKSTAVGKVSSGVMLKVIDPKTMRVLGAHEEGELCVKGSTIMAGYWKNPDATKKAIDPEGWYHTGDLGYYDEDGYIWVIDRLSLMINYKNHNIPATIIEDVIRSHGSVADVGVVQKNHDEDIGHVTAFVAKCPGTDITEQEIIELVEEELPEEMWLRGGVYFLDKIPYTPGGKMIKAELYLIANK, from the exons ATGGAAAACATTATTACACCAGACAAA AATTTACGTCCTTGCAACGATGAACAACGGAATTCACTACCAAAAGATTATTTTAGATGGAGCGAAAAAATACTTCCGAATCTAAAAAACTCACCAGACTTTGTTGGACAA attGATGCAGTAACAGGCACAAAAGAAACATTTGGGTCAATGGCCGATAAAAGTATAAGGTGTGCAATTTGGTTGAAAAAACAAGGCGTCAATCAAGGTGATATTGTTGGATATTGttcagataataatttagacTCTTGTATCCCTTTATTTGCATCTATATATGTCGGAGCAATTTTTAATCCATGgagtgatgatgatttaaGTAAAG atGTAGTCGAGTATTTCGTTGAATTAACAAAACCTAAAGTAGTTTTTGTCGATGAAAAATCAGCAAAGATTATTCTAAAATCAATTCCAAATATcactgataaattaaaattcgttgtttatggaaaaattgatGGTATTGAGTCTTttgaagatattttaaaagatgtGGACTTAAAAGaagttgatgaatttaaaccTATGAAAATTGAAAGTCCTGATGTGCCTCTAACAATTTTGTATACATCag GTACAACTGGTCAAGTAAAAGGTGTGCTACATACACATGGATCATTAGGAACGATATTTAGTAACAATAATTCCAATTTTCATGATCAACATAAACATGTTCATACATGGTTTTCAACATTAACTTGGATATCTGCTTTTCTGAGCACAATCAAGGGAGTATTATTCAAATCAACTGCAATTATCCACAACTGTTCAGATGTGGTTGAATCATTAAaactatttgataaatttaaaataacaatgttcGTAATGGGTACCGGTCTAGCAAATAGATTGTGCAAATCAAAGTTAAATAtgtcaaattataatttatcatcggTTGTTCAGGGAATATTTGGAGGTGTTGTTATAACAAAAAtagtagaaaattttttaacaaaattatttccaaATGCTTCTTTGGTATCAGCTTATGCATGTACAGAGTTTGGTTTGATTAGTCGAGGAATAATTCATCCTGAAAAATCAACAGCAGTTGGAAAAGTATCTTCAGGCGTCATGTTAAAAGTAATTGATCCGAAAACAATGAGAGTTCTTGGAGCACATGAGGAAGGTGAACTCTGTGTTAAAGGCTCTACTATCATGGCTGGTTACTGGAAAAATCCTGATGCTACAAAAAAAGCTATAGATCCAGAAG GTTGGTATCACACTGGAGATCTTGGTTATTATGATGAAGATGGATATATATGGGTTATTGATAGACTGTCATTAATGATCAACTacaaaaatcataatataCCAGCAACAATTATTGAAGATGTTATTCGATCTCATGGTTCAGTGGCTGATGTTGGTGTTGTACAAAAGAATCATGATGAAGACATTGGGCATGTAACTGCTTTTGTTGCCAAGTGTCCTGGTACTGAt ATAACCGAGCAAGAAATAATAGAGCTAGTAGAAGAAGAATTACCAGAAGAAATGTGGCTTCGTGGTggagtatattttttagataaaattccGTACACACCTGGGGGAAAAATGATCAAAGCGGAACTATATTTAAttgctaataaataa
- the LOC122856878 gene encoding uncharacterized protein LOC122856878 isoform X2 encodes MSFLNIYSHCVSLLITGFILYIAGFDLEATSCHARLSTIGTVLLMSEALMVLTPDNVWSQSIPNYRTRSHLHWMLQLTGTIMNITGAIIMIKDKKDDTISLHAILGLLSIASMIFLCLSGTTLFYTVKLKKIIRPVVFKFIHT; translated from the exons ATgtcgtttttaaatatatacagtcaTTGTGTCTCACTTTTAATCactggttttattttatatattgctgGTTTTGACCTTGAAGCAACAAGTTGTCATGCAAGATTATCTACAATTGGA acTGTTTTATTGATGTCTGAAGCTTTGATGGTTTTAACTCCGGACAATGTTTGGTCTCAAAGTATTCCCAACTATAGAACACGATCTCATCTCCACTGGATGCTTCAACTAACTGGCACAATCATGAACATAACAGGTGCCATAATAATGATCAAGGACAAAAAAGATGACACGATATCACTACACGCTATTCTCGGTCTTTTATCAATTGcatcaatgatatttttatgtttatcagGCACAACACTTTTTTAtactgttaaattaaaaaaaattattcgtccagttgtttttaaatttattcacac ataa
- the LOC122856796 gene encoding 4-coumarate--CoA ligase 1-like isoform X3: MENIITPDKNLRPCKDEQRKLLPKDYFRWSEKLLPILKNSPDFVARIDAVTGETETFGSIADKSIRCAIWLKKQGIQPGDTIGYCSNNHLDSCIPLFASFYIGTIINAWCNQILNEDLVKFFVKLTEPKVVFIDEKSAKIILKSIPNITDKIKLIIFGKMEGIESFDNILKDATSKDVNDFKTLKIENPEMPLAIVYSSGTSGEPKGVLHTYGSLRMINTDDGQKKVNMWFTSVCWITGFVSTINSVFSKSTAIIHNTTDTDESLKIAEKYKVTKIIMGAGFANRILYKNRNIHNYDLSSVREIFFGGSYMSNHAQNYMIKLFPNASIHSVYASTECFPVTGGEINPNKLGSSGKVIQGTMLKVIDLKTKEILGPNKKGEVCVIGMNMMVQYWKNQEKTEKAIDSEGWYHTGDLGYYDEDGYIWIIDRLSLLINYKNYNVPATIIEGVIRSHDSVADVGVVQKNHDEDIGHVTAFVAKCPGTDITEQEIIELVEEELPEEMWLRGGVYFLDKIPYTPGGKMIKAELYLIANK, from the exons atggaaaacatTATTACACCAGACAAA AATTTACGTCCTTGCAAAGATGAACAACGGAAATTACTACCAAAAGATTATTTTAGATGGAGCGAAAAATTACTTCCGATCCTAAAAAATTCACCAGATTTTGTGGCACGC ATTGATGCAGTCACCGGAGAGACAGAAACATTTGGTTCAATAGCTGATAAAAGTATTAGATGTGCAATTTGGTTGAAAAAACAAGGCATACAACCAGGTGACACTATCGGTTATTGTTCAAATAATCATTTAGATTCTTGTATTCCTTTATTTGCATCATTTTACATAGGAACAATAATTAACGCATGGtgtaatcaaattttaaacgAAG ATCTTGTCAAGTTTTTTGTTAAACTGACTGAACCAAaagttgtttttattgatgaaaaatcagccaagattattttaaaatcaattccaaatattactgataaaataaagcttattatttttggaaaaatggAAGGTATCgaatcatttgataatattttaaaagatgcAACTTCCAAAGAcgttaatgattttaaaactttaaaaattgaaaatcctGAAATGCCACTTGCAATTGTCTACTCGTCTGGGACAAGTGGTGAACCGAAAGGTGTATTGCATACATACGGATCCCTGAGAATGATCAATACAGATGatggacaaaaaaaagttaatatgtGGTTTACATCTGTATGTTGGATAACTGGTTTTGTGTCGACAATTAATTCAGTATTTTCCAAATCAACAGCAATTATTCACAACACGACTGATACAgatgaatcattaaaaattgcggaaaaatataaagtaaccAAAATCATAATGGGAGCTGGTTTTGCAAATagaatattatacaaaaataggAATATACATAACTATGATTTATCATCAGttagagaaatattttttggtggTTCTTATATGTCAAATCATGcacaaaattatatgattaaattatttccaaaTGCATCAATACATTCAGTTTATGCATCTACAGAATGTTTTCCAGTTACTGGAGGAGAAATTAATCCTAATAAACTAGGGTCATCCGGTAAAGTTATTCAAGGAACAATGTTAAaagttattgatttaaaaacaaaagaaattctTGGTCCAAATAAAAAAGGTGAAGTGTGTGTGATTGGAATGAATATGATGGTCCAGTACTGGAAAAATCAAGAGAAAACAGAAAAGGCTATCGACTCAGAAG gaTGGTATCACACTGGAGACCTTGGTTATTATGATGAAGATGGATATATCTGGATTATTGACAGACTGTCATTacttataaattacaaaaattataatgtacCAGCAACAATTATTGAAGGTGTTATTCGATCTCACGATTCAGTGGCTGATGTTGGTGTTGTACAAAAGAATCATGATGAAGACATTGGGCATGTGACTGCTTTTGTTGCCAAGTGTCCTGGTACTGAT ATAACCGAGCAAGAAATAATAGAGCTAGTAGAAGAAGAATTACCAGAAGAAATGTGGCTTCGTGGTggagtatattttttagataaaattccGTACACACCTGGGGGAAAAATGATCAAAGCGGAACTATATTTAAttgctaataaataa
- the LOC122856878 gene encoding uncharacterized protein LOC122856878 isoform X1, with protein MSFLNIYSHCVSLLITGFILYIAGFDLEATSCHARLSTIGTVLLMSEALMVLTPDNVWSQSIPNYRTRSHLHWMLQLTGTIMNITGAIIMIKDKKDDTISLHAILGLLSIASMIFLCLSGTTLFYTVKLKKIIRPVVFKFIHTYVGIFAFVFAISAQCLGYDKKWVKVAAGRQIALLAFILTCTSALICLLRPTQSLTKYFQAILRLFKIKKLTKRNKNL; from the exons ATgtcgtttttaaatatatacagtcaTTGTGTCTCACTTTTAATCactggttttattttatatattgctgGTTTTGACCTTGAAGCAACAAGTTGTCATGCAAGATTATCTACAATTGGA acTGTTTTATTGATGTCTGAAGCTTTGATGGTTTTAACTCCGGACAATGTTTGGTCTCAAAGTATTCCCAACTATAGAACACGATCTCATCTCCACTGGATGCTTCAACTAACTGGCACAATCATGAACATAACAGGTGCCATAATAATGATCAAGGACAAAAAAGATGACACGATATCACTACACGCTATTCTCGGTCTTTTATCAATTGcatcaatgatatttttatgtttatcagGCACAACACTTTTTTAtactgttaaattaaaaaaaattattcgtccagttgtttttaaatttattcacacGTATGTTGGTATTTTTGCTTTTGTTTTTGCAATATCTGCTCAATGCTTGggttatgataaaaaatgggTCAAAGTTGCGGCTGGAAGACAAATTGCATTGCTTGCTTTTATACTGACTTGTACATCAGCATTAATTTGCCTTCTAAGACCGACTCAATCTTTGACAAAATATTTCCAAGCAATActtagattatttaaaattaaaaaattaacaaaaagaaataaaaatttataa